In Nonlabens agnitus, the DNA window AACCCCTATACTTCGTCTATCGCTTTCTCTATCTCCCGTTGCTAAGTACATTAAATTAGGGTTACTAGGATGAATCACTAAACCAGAGCAACCTATGATTGATAAGTAATCAGTATTAGTAGACCATGATACACCACCATTTGTTGTCTTCCATAGTCCACCGTCTGGCGCACCTACGTACATAGTTGTTGTGGGATTTAGAGGATCAAATGTGATGAAGTTTAATCTACCTGATCCCGCATCATAACCTGAGGCTACTGTACCTTGATTTAAAGTCGTCCAACTAGAAGTTGCTGATGTAGCCTTCATTTGACTATTTGCATCTTTTGCTAACTCATTATTGTATTCTTTCTGCCACTGAATGAAATTAGGGTACGTATTAGAAGGTAAAGATAAATCTCCAGTAGGATAAACTTTATCTGCTATCTGATTTTCCCATCTTTTAAATATTTTATATCCCTGACCTTTTTCAGGTATTCTGTTAGACCAATAATTATTAAATTCTTTTTGAAGCTCATAAAACGATTTTTCACTAGCAGCCATTTTAGACCAGCTTTTGTCGCCTTGAGAAAACATCAACAATGAAAACAGACATGTTAATGCAGTTAGGTATAAATGTTTCATAACCTAGATATGTGTTTAAAAGTTTAGGCTACAAATGTAAATAAGCGTTAAGAAAGCATTAACAAAAAGACTACGCAAGTACTACTCATAAATTAATTTACTCCTACATAGAAATTTCTTATTCTTTTGATCTTTAGGAAAATGAGTCTTTTAAATAATCACTTAGCTTAATATTATTTTGCTTTAGATTAAGTTTTGAACTAATTCTATACCTTTTACTTTCCACAGCCCTGACAGAAGAATTTGTAAATGAACTGATTTCTTTATTTGTAAAATCCATAAACAAATAATAGCATATAATTTTTTCTGATGAATTTAGTTTTGGATGTTTTGTAGAAAGTTGATTGAAAAAGTTTACGTTAAGATCATTTATTAAATTTAAATGATCTTCGCCACTCGAAAATAGCGTTGAAGAGTTTAATTGAATCTTTTTGTACAACTCTTTGACTCTGTTTTGTTGCTCCTTTAATTCAGAAATAGCTGCAATATTTTTTATTTCCATTTTTATCTCTGAAAGGTAACCTTCAATTCCTTTTACCTTTACTTTTAATTTCTCGTGATTATCTTTTAAATAGGCAAACTCATCTTTATTTTTTTGAAATTTCGAATTATTTGCTTAGTTCTTTTATTCTTAATTAGATAATAACTTAAACCTAGAAGTAAAACTGCGGAAAGCGATAAGGCCCATGTTTTATTTAATTCTTTTTTTCTTTTTTCTACATTTAATTCATTTTCAGATTGTAATAACACATCTCCGATGAGTAAACTCGCATCCATTGTTTTTCTCAAGATATTATCTTCTAAGAAGCGCAAAGAATCTATGTACTTGTTTTTGGATTGATAATCCTTGTTGTAATCAAAATAGTCTGCGTAAAGATTAAAATAGTTTCTTTTATCTTCATCAGTCATAGCGTCTTTAACCCTCTTGGATTTATTAAGATAAAAAAGAGTGGAGTCCATCATTTTTTTATCGAAATGAAATTCCCCAAAATCTCCATAAAGGGTCGCTAAATGTGATTTATATAATGCAGGTGTTATACTGGAATCGTCCTTTAAGTTTTTAAGGTTATTGAAATAAACGTGAGCTTCTGCTAGATTGTCTAATTCAAGATAATTAGTTGTTATTAAAAACAAGCCGTACAATTGATAATAACCATCATCTTTGAAACTTTTATAATGTTCTAAATTATCAAGTAATATGTTATTACTATTAATAAAGTTTCCTTTGTTTAATTGATCTAAAGCTTCCATTTGGGTAACTTCAGCTAGTCCTTGGCTATTACCAGCCAAATTATAATAGTTATGAGCTTTATTTAAAAAGTGATATGCGCTAGAATCTTTTTTTATTACGTATAAATTGTAAAAGAGTTCTAGAGAAGCCCAACCAGCTATATCATAGTTCTTTTCAGATTCAGCATATTTCATTGCCAATATAGTATTCTGATATTGTTGAGCTGTTTCTTGATTTCTAGAATTAATTATTACTCTCAACTTGTAATAACAAGCTAGATGTCCCTTTATATTATCAGACAGAGGTTTAGCAATAGAATCTAAGTAATTTTCTGCCAAGCGATAATTAGCATCAATCGCTTTGCTTGCTAGGTCCATATACTTTTCTTCATGTGAACTCTGTGAATATAATGACAGGATGTTCAGTACATTCACAGAAATCAGGACAAAAATTTGATATAGCCTCACGGTCAATTCAATAAAAACTTTAGGCGCTAAAAGTATTTAATGCATTGCTTTAAGCCTAATGATTATAAAGTCAAATAAATTATTATGAGATTAAATACACTTAACAGTAATAAGTTTATGTAAAAACTTTTGTGTCAATAGGAACTCTACAAAGCTGGATGGTTCTTGAATCCTTTGTCTACTAGATACTGCACATAATCCCGAGTATTCACGGTTGCCTTTAGATCATGTAACAAATTATAAAGACCAAAGAACGTACGGTTGATGTACAAAAAGTGCTTGCTACCACGATTACCGTTCATTTTACGCAACTCTTTATCGTTGCTATACTTCTCGCTTAGCGAACTGATCTGATCCCAGAAGGATTCATCTGCAAAATTGAAGGTTTCTTCTTGAAATGGTTTGGTAAACAAACTCAACATCTCATGAAACAACGCAGAGAAATACTTGACTTCCTTCTGGCTATCGTCCTCACGTAAAATCTCTAATTGATAGAGTTTCTGCTCAAAGATTTCAGGATTATTAATACTTGCAGGAACCGCTAGTTCAAAGTACGGCTGATAAAATTCATCTGGAATTTGCTTGATACAACCAAAGTCAATCGCAATCAACTCATTGTTTTCTGAGATCAAGAAATTCCCAGGATGTGGATCTGCATGAACTGCTTTTAGGCCGTGCATCTGGAACATATAAAAATCCCATAACGTCTGTCCCAGTTTGTTGCCAGTTTCTTGAGCAAATTCGGTTAGGGCAAATTCGCTCAAGTGCTGGCCGTTCATCCAGTCCATCGTGATAATGCGTTTACTGGATAGATCTGGGTAGTATTCAGGGAAATGTAAATGAGGTATGTGCGAGCAAGCCTCAGTTATAGCGATGCTTTGCTCAACTTCAAGATTGTAATCGGTTTCTTCTAGGAGCTTGTCTTCAACCTCGGCAAAGTATCTTTTGGAATCTTCACCCTTTAAGTTGAACATCTTGATAGCAATAGGCTTTACCATCGCAAGGTCACTACTTATGGAATCTGCAACACCAGGATACTGAATCTTAACTGCGAGCTCCTTACCGTTTTTAGTAGCTTTATGAACTTGCCCAATGCTCGCGGCATTGATGGAATCCTTAGAAAAAGTATCGTAGATCTCTTCAGGAAAAGCTCCTTGATAGCGCTTGAACGTTTTGCGTACCAGCGGTGCCGATAGTGGTGGCACACTAAACTGAGCCAGGCTAAACTTTTCCACATACGCGCCAGGCAATAAACTCTTATCCATGGACAGCATTTGTGCGACCTTGAGCGCGCTGCCCTTAAGACTCTTCAAGCCGTCATAAATATCGCTGGCATTATTTTCATCCAGCTCACTGCGATCCATGCCTGGATTAACAGCCTTCTTGGAATAATATTTAAGATAATTCCCACCTATTTTCACTCCAGTCTTCACAAGCTCTGTTGTGCGACCTATTTTGCTGGTGGGTATTTTATCTAGTGTTTTCATTGCTTGATTATGAATTCAGATCACTGAATCTTGTGCTGCTGTTGGTTGATGTTATCGCTTTCCTTTCTGCCGACAGGCAGGCGCGAAAGCGAACTTTTCAAAAATCATTTTCAACCTACAGTCAGTAATATTTAAAATTTAGCCGATGGACCTAGGTTTAGGCCATTCGCTCTTTCCACAAAAACTTTCCAAAGTCAAAGACAGCATCCAGTGGTGTGTTATCAAAAACATCAAAAATGGTGTTGACCGACTTCTCGATCGCCATATCTGTTTTCTCAAAACCAGCACTGTCGTCGTCCATCCAGAATTTGAGTAGGAATAACATTTGTACCCATGCACCTTCGCTATATATAGTTTCAGAGCGTTCTAGAAGTATGTTGGTTTTATTCTCGTTACGATCCTGAATCAATTCTTTGGCAAAACCTTTCACGTGCTTGCGCAAACCTTTAAGCTGTTCCATCTTGCTCATCATGTGCTGATTCTCTTGCAATGCAAACAGGACATAACTGCGGTTGAGTGTCAACAATTCAAAGAAAGTATAGAAAAAGGTGAGCATTTTCTCACGGTTGGAAAAGCTGTGGTAATCCTCGCTTTTATGAGCCACATCCATCGTCATGGTAAAGAAGGTATTCCAAATCTCTTTGCGTAAACCTTCAAAACTTCCAAAAAAACCGTAGAAATCAGCTTCAGTCATATTATTATCCTTGGCAAACTTGAAGACACTTTTAGGTGTCTTCTCATGCTCAAGCACATATTCCATATAAGCGGTAATCACATCTTGACGATTGATTTCCTTTTTTGGGGTTGTTTTTTTTGTTGTGGTTTTCTTCACAGTCGCCATAATATCAAATCTTTAGGTAAAGATACAGTCTGTTTAATGTTTCTGTATATTTTATTAAACAAAACTGTGTTAAGATTAAGTCGTTAAAAGTGCGTATAAATTGCAGTGCGCTGTATCGTTTTTAAAACGATTCCATAAAAAAACCGCCTTTCAAACAAGAAAGGCGGTTTTTACAAAATGTGTTTTACCGATTATGGCTTGTTGCTTGCTACTGGATCTTTATCGATCCACGTGTTTACAGATGCAATTTGGTTGTTTTGGTAATCAACCTCAGTCAATTCATCACCGTTCCAGATAAACCATTTACCCGTTTTCTTGCCGTTGTCGAATTCTGCTTGCGCTGTCTTCTGGCCTTCTTTGTTGTAGCTTATCCACTCACCGTGTCGTTTGTTGTTCAGGAAAAAGCCTTGTTGGGCTATGGTTCCATCTTCGTGGAAATAAGTTGCCGCAATCTTGCCATCTTTTAACTGGTCAAATTTGGGCTTAACTTCTTGTGCAAATGTGATCATGCTTAACATCATCACAGATAGGATCAATAAATTCTTCATAGTTATGCCGTTTAATTCATTCAAATTTAAACATAAATATACATTAAATACATTATTAGATAACATTAAATTTACATTACTTATATAAACATCTAACAATCAGTAAATAAACATAAATATTAAATACCATTAAATAGGGCTTTGAACTATTTTGGCAGCTATTCTCTGTAGGTTTAAGCTATAAAATGGGTAGAATCGGCTTATTTTTGCAGGCTTATTACAAGAATTAATTATGTACAGATCACACGATTGTGGCAGCTTGCGCTCCAGCGATATCAATAAGGAAGTTACACTTGCCGGTTGGGTTCAAAAGAGCCGCGATAAAGGATTCATGGTTTGGGTAGATTTAAGAGATCGATACGGCATCACGCAATTGATCTTTGATGAAGAACGTACCAACAAAGCCGTACTCGAACAAGCCCAAAAACTAGGACGCGAGTTTGTGATTCAGGTCAAAGGGACCGTTATTGAACGTGAATCCAAAAACGACAAAATGCCTACTGGCGATGTCGAGATTCTTGTAAAAGAACTTAAAGTATTGAGCGAGTCCAAAACGCCACCTTTTACCATAGAAGATAA includes these proteins:
- a CDS encoding helix-turn-helix transcriptional regulator; protein product: MEIKNIAAISELKEQQNRVKELYKKIQLNSSTLFSSGEDHLNLINDLNVNFFNQLSTKHPKLNSSEKIICYYLFMDFTNKEISSFTNSSVRAVESKRYRISSKLNLKQNNIKLSDYLKDSFS
- a CDS encoding ABC1 kinase family protein, which gives rise to MKTLDKIPTSKIGRTTELVKTGVKIGGNYLKYYSKKAVNPGMDRSELDENNASDIYDGLKSLKGSALKVAQMLSMDKSLLPGAYVEKFSLAQFSVPPLSAPLVRKTFKRYQGAFPEEIYDTFSKDSINAASIGQVHKATKNGKELAVKIQYPGVADSISSDLAMVKPIAIKMFNLKGEDSKRYFAEVEDKLLEETDYNLEVEQSIAITEACSHIPHLHFPEYYPDLSSKRIITMDWMNGQHLSEFALTEFAQETGNKLGQTLWDFYMFQMHGLKAVHADPHPGNFLISENNELIAIDFGCIKQIPDEFYQPYFELAVPASINNPEIFEQKLYQLEILREDDSQKEVKYFSALFHEMLSLFTKPFQEETFNFADESFWDQISSLSEKYSNDKELRKMNGNRGSKHFLYINRTFFGLYNLLHDLKATVNTRDYVQYLVDKGFKNHPAL
- a CDS encoding TetR family transcriptional regulator C-terminal domain-containing protein, whose protein sequence is MATVKKTTTKKTTPKKEINRQDVITAYMEYVLEHEKTPKSVFKFAKDNNMTEADFYGFFGSFEGLRKEIWNTFFTMTMDVAHKSEDYHSFSNREKMLTFFYTFFELLTLNRSYVLFALQENQHMMSKMEQLKGLRKHVKGFAKELIQDRNENKTNILLERSETIYSEGAWVQMLFLLKFWMDDDSAGFEKTDMAIEKSVNTIFDVFDNTPLDAVFDFGKFLWKERMA
- a CDS encoding toxin-antitoxin system YwqK family antitoxin, coding for MKNLLILSVMMLSMITFAQEVKPKFDQLKDGKIAATYFHEDGTIAQQGFFLNNKRHGEWISYNKEGQKTAQAEFDNGKKTGKWFIWNGDELTEVDYQNNQIASVNTWIDKDPVASNKP